In the Candidatus Rhodoblastus alkanivorans genome, one interval contains:
- a CDS encoding VOC family protein produces the protein MKFTPYVMFYGDCAEAFAFYAKVLEAKIIRQLRFSQAPAGVAMPPNADPDKIMHVALEKDGFRLMGGDMNQPRSEGAQPPIYWVSISVASVEEAQRIAKELSEGGKMFMPPGETFFSRQFAMFADRFSLHWMVDCPRSAEELDANLSKS, from the coding sequence ATGAAATTCACGCCCTATGTCATGTTCTATGGCGATTGCGCCGAAGCCTTCGCCTTTTACGCCAAAGTGTTGGAGGCGAAAATCATTCGCCAGCTTCGCTTCAGCCAGGCGCCGGCAGGCGTGGCCATGCCGCCGAACGCCGATCCCGACAAGATCATGCATGTCGCTCTGGAAAAGGACGGTTTTCGGCTGATGGGCGGCGACATGAACCAGCCCCGCTCCGAAGGCGCCCAGCCGCCAATCTATTGGGTGTCGATTTCCGTCGCCAGCGTCGAAGAGGCCCAACGCATCGCGAAAGAATTGTCGGAGGGCGGCAAAATGTTCATGCCGCCTGGCGAGACCTTTTTCTCCCGGCAATTCGCCATGTTCGCCGACCGGTTCAGCCTGCATTGGATGGTCGATTGCCCGCGGTCTGCCGAAGAACTCGACGCCAACCTGTCGAAGTCCTGA
- a CDS encoding lipopolysaccharide assembly protein LapA domain-containing protein: MRVLVLAPLALIFLAFAMANRQNVVVSFDPFSGGDIPSPQIVLPLFMVLIGATMFGVVLGGFATWLGQGRHRKALREARAQVQALRNEIESLRARANGPVAPASASTAIVPTRAA, translated from the coding sequence TTGAGAGTTCTCGTCCTCGCGCCTCTGGCCCTGATCTTCCTGGCCTTCGCCATGGCGAATCGCCAGAATGTCGTCGTCTCTTTCGATCCGTTCAGCGGCGGCGACATTCCCTCGCCGCAGATCGTGCTGCCCTTGTTCATGGTGCTGATCGGGGCGACGATGTTTGGCGTCGTTCTCGGTGGTTTCGCGACCTGGCTGGGGCAGGGACGGCATCGCAAGGCGCTCCGAGAAGCTCGGGCGCAGGTCCAGGCCCTCCGCAACGAAATTGAATCCCTGCGCGCGCGGGCCAATGGGCCGGTAGCGCCTGCGAGCGCGTCGACCGCCATAGTCCCGACGCGCGCCGCCTGA
- the trpA gene encoding tryptophan synthase subunit alpha: MTARIEHRFAQCRANGRAALVTFVMAGDPDPAVSLEIVKALPKAGADVIEIGMPFSDPMADGPAIQAAGLRALHAGMTLHGVLKLVADFRKENAETPMILMGYYNPIYVYGVDQFLADAMAAGADGLIVVDLPPEEDEELCLPALKAGLSFIRLATPTTDDARLPAVLANTSGFVYYVSITGITGAGRPDYSRVATAVKRIKGHTDLPVAVGFGVKDAAAAREIALNADGVVVGSALIDALAKTLDAEGRGGPATVEAVGRLAGELAAGVASAAKERAIP, translated from the coding sequence ATGACTGCTCGCATTGAACATCGCTTCGCGCAATGCCGCGCTAATGGACGCGCCGCCCTCGTCACCTTCGTCATGGCCGGCGATCCGGACCCGGCGGTTTCGCTGGAGATCGTCAAGGCTTTGCCCAAGGCCGGCGCCGACGTCATCGAAATCGGCATGCCATTTTCCGATCCGATGGCGGACGGCCCCGCGATCCAGGCGGCGGGGCTGCGCGCGCTTCACGCGGGCATGACGCTTCATGGCGTGCTGAAGCTCGTCGCCGACTTCCGCAAGGAGAATGCGGAAACGCCGATGATCCTGATGGGCTATTACAATCCGATCTACGTCTATGGCGTCGACCAATTCCTGGCCGACGCCATGGCCGCCGGTGCCGACGGACTGATCGTGGTCGATTTGCCGCCGGAGGAAGATGAAGAGCTTTGCCTGCCCGCGCTCAAGGCGGGCTTGAGCTTCATCCGGCTGGCGACGCCGACGACGGACGACGCCCGCCTGCCCGCGGTCCTCGCCAATACCTCGGGCTTCGTCTATTATGTATCGATCACCGGCATCACAGGCGCCGGCCGTCCGGATTATTCGCGGGTGGCGACGGCGGTGAAGCGGATCAAGGGCCATACCGATTTGCCGGTCGCCGTCGGTTTTGGCGTCAAGGACGCCGCGGCGGCGCGCGAAATCGCCTTGAACGCCGATGGCGTCGTGGTCGGCTCCGCTTTGATCGACGCGCTCGCCAAAACGCTCGACGCCGAGGGGCGCGGCGGGCCGGCGACGGTCGAGGCGGTCGGCAGGTTGGCGGGTGAACTGGCGGCCGGCGTCGCCAGCGCCGCGAAGGAGCGTGCAATCCCATGA
- a CDS encoding phosphoribosylanthranilate isomerase, producing MSLIVKICGLNRPEPLEAALTGGADMVGFVFFEKSPRHIDSDQARLLSRQVQGKAEKVALVVDADDSRVAAIIEALAPDWLQLHGAESPERVAALRKTFGLPILKALGVAEKGDFSRAAAYEAVADRLLFDAKPPKDAVLPGGNGLSFDWTLLRDASHDLAGKDWMLSGGLDPQNVAEAIRLTGAPGVDVSSGVETAPGGKSVDKILAFIAAARSAA from the coding sequence ATGTCGTTGATCGTCAAGATCTGCGGCCTGAATCGGCCGGAGCCACTCGAAGCGGCGCTGACTGGCGGCGCGGACATGGTCGGATTCGTCTTTTTCGAGAAGAGTCCGCGCCATATCGACAGCGATCAAGCGCGCCTTCTCTCCAGACAGGTTCAAGGCAAAGCGGAAAAGGTCGCTCTGGTGGTGGACGCCGACGATTCGCGCGTCGCCGCCATTATCGAGGCTTTGGCGCCGGACTGGCTGCAATTGCATGGCGCGGAATCGCCCGAACGCGTCGCCGCCCTGCGGAAAACCTTCGGCCTTCCGATTCTCAAGGCGCTCGGCGTCGCGGAAAAGGGCGATTTTTCGCGCGCCGCCGCTTACGAGGCGGTCGCGGACCGCTTGCTGTTCGACGCCAAACCGCCGAAAGACGCGGTGCTTCCCGGAGGCAACGGCCTGAGTTTCGACTGGACCCTGCTGCGCGACGCTTCCCACGATCTGGCGGGGAAAGACTGGATGCTGTCGGGCGGGCTCGATCCGCAGAATGTCGCCGAGGCGATCCGCCTGACCGGGGCCCCTGGCGTCGATGTCTCCTCCGGCGTCGAAACGGCGCCGGGCGGAAAGAGCGTCGACAAAATTCTCGCCTTCATCGCGGCGGCGCGATCCGCGGCCTGA
- a CDS encoding DUF4105 domain-containing protein, with amino-acid sequence MGRKRRAIVTIVWGFVGVLAIFPVGVWASLALWFRLPGPEWVRAIAAAAFAALALATLVALFSARRWRMLAAFALAFGALLMWWSTIKPLDEADWSPDVARQVTGVVEGNILTLKNVRDFDWSSGTAFKERWVAESYDLSRLREFDLFLAYWAGPEMSHLIMSFGFEDGRWLAWSVEVRSRRGGEFSPIADLFRSNPLVIIASDERDVVRLRSNIRKEDVQLYRLRTPPDVARSILLQYVEESNALAAQPQFYNSITTNCTTAVVKLIRAAGGHMPFDWRLIVNGFLPSYLYDRGAVDTRISLAELRARARIGERARQAGDAPDFSRIIREGVPSPLASASP; translated from the coding sequence GTGGGGCGTAAGAGACGGGCAATCGTGACGATCGTCTGGGGTTTCGTCGGCGTGTTGGCGATATTTCCGGTCGGCGTCTGGGCCTCGCTTGCGCTGTGGTTCCGCCTGCCCGGTCCCGAATGGGTCCGGGCGATTGCCGCGGCCGCTTTCGCCGCCTTGGCGCTCGCGACTCTCGTCGCCCTGTTCTCCGCGCGCCGCTGGCGGATGCTCGCCGCCTTCGCTTTGGCCTTTGGCGCCCTCCTGATGTGGTGGAGCACGATCAAGCCGCTCGATGAGGCGGATTGGTCGCCCGATGTCGCCCGGCAGGTCACGGGCGTTGTCGAGGGCAATATCCTGACCCTGAAAAATGTCCGCGACTTCGACTGGAGCAGCGGGACGGCGTTCAAGGAGCGTTGGGTCGCTGAATCTTATGATCTTTCGAGACTGCGCGAGTTCGATCTCTTTCTCGCCTATTGGGCCGGGCCGGAAATGAGCCATCTCATCATGAGCTTCGGCTTCGAAGATGGCCGCTGGCTGGCCTGGTCGGTCGAAGTCCGCAGCCGCAGGGGCGGCGAGTTTTCGCCGATCGCGGATCTGTTCCGCTCCAATCCGCTGGTGATCATCGCCTCGGACGAGCGTGACGTCGTGCGGCTCCGCTCGAATATTCGCAAAGAGGACGTGCAACTCTATCGGCTGCGCACGCCGCCCGACGTGGCCCGCTCGATTCTCCTGCAATATGTCGAGGAATCGAACGCCCTCGCCGCGCAGCCGCAATTCTACAATTCGATCACGACAAATTGTACGACCGCCGTGGTGAAGCTGATCCGCGCGGCCGGCGGCCACATGCCCTTCGACTGGCGCTTGATCGTCAATGGCTTCCTGCCCAGCTATCTCTATGACCGGGGCGCGGTGGACACGCGGATTTCGCTGGCGGAATTGCGGGCGCGCGCGCGCATCGGCGAAAGGGCCCGGCAAGCTGGCGACGCGCCGGATTTCTCGCGGATCATCCGCGAGGGCGTCCCGTCGCCGCTCGCGTCCGCGTCTCCCTGA
- the aroA gene encoding 3-phosphoshikimate 1-carboxyvinyltransferase, whose product MSHSVTAKPLTARACGPLRGRARPPGDKSISHRAFLLGLLAVGETKVSGLLEGEDVLNTGRACAQLGATVERLGEGRWTIRGMGLGSLLEPAGTLDFGNAGTGSRLMMGVVGGHGITARFDGDASLRKRPMRRILDPLVLMGAQVLEQADGGRCPILLKGTPEPAPIEYRTPVASAQIKSAVLLAGLNALGRTTVIENEASRDHTEKMLTFFGASVMSEPFGAHGRKITLDGRPELAPRPIVVPADPSSAAFLIAASLLVKGSDIVVEGVMMNPLRTGFLATLLEMGANIEILDRREEGGEEVADLRVQFSELTGVDVPASRAPAMIDEYLVLAVVAAFARGVTRMNGLQELRVKESDRLAATAAGLVANRVKATIEDDDLIVEGGAGACPGGGLVETHLDHRLAMSFLVMGLASDKPVTVDDETMIATSFPTFRPLMVGLGAEFS is encoded by the coding sequence ATGTCCCATTCCGTGACCGCAAAACCCTTGACCGCGCGCGCTTGCGGCCCTTTGCGCGGCCGCGCCCGGCCGCCGGGCGACAAGAGCATTTCGCATCGCGCCTTCCTGCTCGGCCTGCTCGCGGTCGGTGAAACGAAGGTTTCCGGCCTCCTCGAGGGCGAGGATGTGCTCAACACCGGCCGGGCCTGCGCCCAGCTCGGGGCCACGGTCGAGCGGCTCGGCGAGGGCAGGTGGACGATTCGCGGCATGGGGCTCGGCTCGCTGCTGGAGCCGGCGGGGACGCTCGATTTCGGCAATGCCGGGACCGGCTCGCGCCTGATGATGGGCGTGGTCGGCGGCCACGGAATCACCGCCCGTTTCGACGGCGACGCCTCCTTGCGCAAGCGCCCGATGCGCCGGATTCTCGATCCCCTCGTGCTCATGGGGGCGCAGGTGCTGGAACAGGCGGACGGCGGGCGCTGCCCCATTCTGCTCAAAGGGACACCTGAGCCGGCGCCGATCGAATATCGCACCCCGGTCGCTTCCGCCCAGATCAAATCGGCGGTCCTGCTCGCCGGCCTCAATGCGCTTGGCCGCACCACCGTCATCGAGAATGAGGCGAGCCGCGACCACACCGAAAAAATGCTCACCTTTTTCGGCGCTTCGGTCATGTCCGAGCCGTTCGGCGCGCATGGCCGCAAGATCACGCTCGACGGCCGGCCCGAACTTGCGCCGCGCCCGATCGTCGTCCCGGCCGATCCCTCCTCGGCCGCCTTCCTCATCGCGGCGTCGCTGCTGGTCAAGGGCTCGGACATCGTCGTGGAAGGCGTGATGATGAATCCGCTGCGCACGGGCTTTCTCGCCACGCTTCTCGAAATGGGCGCGAATATCGAAATTCTCGACCGGCGCGAGGAAGGCGGCGAGGAGGTGGCCGATCTGCGCGTCCAGTTCAGCGAATTGACGGGGGTGGACGTCCCCGCCTCGCGCGCGCCGGCGATGATCGACGAATATCTCGTCCTTGCGGTCGTCGCGGCTTTCGCGCGTGGCGTCACCCGGATGAACGGCTTGCAGGAATTGCGGGTGAAGGAATCCGACCGCCTCGCCGCGACCGCCGCCGGCCTCGTCGCCAACCGCGTCAAGGCGACGATCGAGGACGACGATCTCATAGTAGAGGGCGGCGCGGGCGCCTGTCCTGGCGGCGGCCTGGTCGAAACCCATCTCGATCATCGCCTGGCCATGAGCTTTCTGGTGATGGGGCTCGCCTCCGACAAGCCGGTGACCGTGGACGACGAAACCATGATCGCCACCTCTTTCCCGACCTTCCGGCCGCTCATGGTCGGGCTCGGCGCGGAATTTTCCTGA
- the cmk gene encoding (d)CMP kinase yields the protein MIIAIDGPAASGKGTIARRLAAYFSLPHLDTGLLYRATARVLLDEGSKLDDVEKAVSAARGLALLDFEEERLRGREMGEAASVVGAIPQVRAALIDMQRAFAARPQGAVLDGRDIGTVIAPEARVKIFVTASPEARAQRRALELRGRGEKVDYAAILEDIRKRDKRDAERAEAPLRPAEDAKILDTTDLNIEGAFAAALSIVNGAEAAS from the coding sequence ATGATCATCGCCATCGATGGGCCGGCGGCCTCCGGCAAGGGCACGATCGCGCGCCGCCTCGCCGCTTATTTCAGTCTGCCGCATCTCGACACCGGCCTGCTCTACCGCGCCACCGCCCGGGTTCTGCTCGACGAGGGCTCGAAGCTCGACGATGTCGAAAAGGCGGTTTCCGCGGCGCGGGGCCTGGCCTTGCTCGATTTCGAGGAGGAGCGGCTGCGCGGCCGCGAAATGGGCGAAGCGGCTTCCGTCGTCGGCGCGATTCCGCAAGTTCGCGCGGCGCTGATCGACATGCAGCGCGCCTTCGCCGCGCGCCCGCAGGGCGCTGTGCTCGACGGCCGCGACATCGGCACGGTGATCGCGCCCGAAGCCCGTGTCAAAATCTTCGTCACCGCCAGTCCCGAAGCCCGCGCCCAGCGCCGAGCGCTGGAGCTCCGCGGGCGCGGCGAAAAGGTCGATTACGCGGCGATCCTCGAAGACATAAGGAAGCGCGACAAGCGTGACGCCGAACGCGCCGAGGCCCCGCTCCGGCCGGCGGAGGACGCGAAAATTCTGGATACGACCGACTTGAACATCGAGGGGGCCTTCGCCGCCGCGCTCAGTATCGTCAATGGCGCCGAGGCGGCTTCGTGA
- the rpsA gene encoding 30S ribosomal protein S1, with translation MSSANNAGMNPSRDDFAALLAESYGESEAFEGSVVKGHVVAIEKDVAVIDIGLKTEGRVPLKEFTGHGRDVAPVVGDEVEVYLERVENALGEAVISRDKARREESWVKLEKAFEAGERVEGVIFNQVKGGFTVDLDGAVAFLPRSQVDIRPIRDVTPLLGVPQPFQILKMDRRRGNIVVSRRTVLEESRAEQRHEIVANLEEGVTIEGVVKNITDYGAFVDLGGIDGLLHVTDIAWRRVNHPSEVLNIGQTVKVKIIKINHETHRISLGMKQLLDDPWQGIEAKYPIEARFHGRVTNITDYGAFVELEPGIEGLIHVSEMSWTKKNVHPGKIVSTSQEVDVQVLEVDSVKRRISLGLKQTLQNPWEAFAEKHPVGSDVEGEVKNKTEFGLFIGLDGDVDGMVHLSDLDWNRPGEQAIEDYKKGDVVHARVLDVDVEKERISLGVKQLGGDPFATASAGEDGDLKKGAIVTCEVLEVKDGGIEVKIVGSDLQAFIKRNELARDRADQRPDRFAVGEKVDARVTLFDRKARKVAVSIKALEVAEEKEAIAQYGSADSGASLGDILGAALKARETK, from the coding sequence ATGTCCTCTGCCAATAACGCGGGTATGAACCCGTCGCGTGATGATTTTGCCGCTCTGCTTGCCGAATCCTATGGCGAGAGCGAAGCTTTCGAAGGCTCCGTGGTCAAGGGCCACGTGGTCGCCATCGAAAAGGATGTCGCGGTCATCGACATCGGCCTCAAGACCGAAGGCCGCGTGCCGCTCAAGGAATTCACCGGCCACGGCCGGGACGTCGCCCCGGTGGTTGGCGACGAAGTCGAAGTCTATCTCGAACGCGTCGAAAACGCGCTCGGCGAAGCCGTCATTTCGCGCGACAAGGCGCGTCGCGAAGAGAGCTGGGTCAAGCTCGAAAAGGCTTTCGAAGCCGGCGAGAGGGTTGAAGGCGTGATCTTCAACCAGGTCAAGGGTGGCTTCACCGTCGATCTCGACGGCGCCGTGGCCTTCCTGCCGCGCTCGCAGGTCGATATCCGTCCGATCCGCGACGTCACCCCGCTGCTCGGCGTGCCGCAGCCGTTCCAGATCCTCAAGATGGATCGCCGCCGCGGCAATATCGTCGTGTCGCGCCGCACCGTTCTGGAAGAGAGCCGCGCCGAACAGCGTCACGAGATCGTCGCCAATCTCGAAGAGGGCGTGACGATCGAGGGCGTCGTCAAGAACATCACCGATTACGGCGCCTTCGTGGATCTGGGCGGCATCGACGGCCTGCTCCATGTCACCGACATCGCCTGGCGCCGCGTCAATCATCCGAGCGAAGTGCTCAATATCGGCCAGACGGTGAAAGTGAAGATCATCAAGATCAATCACGAGACCCACCGCATCTCGCTCGGCATGAAGCAGCTGCTCGACGATCCGTGGCAGGGCATCGAGGCCAAATATCCGATCGAAGCCCGCTTCCATGGCCGCGTGACCAACATCACAGACTACGGCGCCTTCGTCGAACTGGAGCCGGGCATCGAAGGCCTGATCCATGTCTCGGAAATGTCGTGGACCAAGAAGAACGTCCATCCCGGCAAGATCGTCTCGACCAGCCAGGAAGTGGACGTGCAGGTGCTGGAAGTCGATTCCGTCAAGCGCCGCATTTCGCTCGGCCTCAAGCAGACCTTGCAGAACCCCTGGGAAGCCTTCGCCGAAAAGCACCCCGTCGGCTCCGACGTCGAGGGCGAGGTCAAGAACAAGACCGAATTCGGCCTGTTCATCGGCCTCGACGGCGACGTGGACGGCATGGTCCATCTCTCCGACCTGGATTGGAACCGTCCCGGCGAGCAGGCGATCGAGGACTACAAGAAGGGCGACGTCGTGCACGCCCGCGTCCTTGACGTCGATGTCGAAAAGGAGCGCATTTCGCTCGGCGTCAAGCAGCTTGGCGGCGATCCTTTCGCCACGGCTTCGGCCGGCGAGGACGGCGATCTGAAGAAGGGCGCGATCGTCACCTGCGAGGTGCTCGAGGTCAAGGACGGCGGCATCGAGGTGAAGATCGTCGGCTCCGACCTTCAGGCCTTCATCAAGCGCAATGAACTCGCCCGCGACCGCGCCGACCAGCGCCCCGACCGTTTCGCGGTCGGCGAAAAGGTCGACGCCCGCGTCACTTTGTTCGACCGCAAGGCGCGCAAGGTGGCCGTGTCGATCAAGGCTCTCGAAGTGGCCGAGGAGAAGGAAGCCATCGCCCAATATGGCTCCGCCGATTCGGGCGCCTCGCTCGGCGACATCCTCGGCGCCGCGCTCAAGGCCCGCGAAACCAAGTAA
- the sppA gene encoding signal peptide peptidase SppA, protein MTEPTSVETILDRRQLRRKLTFWRLFALAAIIVALVVAAGRLGNAEAHFTPHIARIEIRGLITGDRATLKLIKDVGESRASAVIVDISSPGGTVTGSEQIYDALRLLAKKKPVVAVVNSLAASGAYIVALGADRIFASDNALVGSIGVLFEFPNVYKLLDNVGVKVETIKSSPLKASPNGFEPTSPAARAAIDSLVVDSYDWFKKLVKTRRNMTDAELAAVSDGRVFTGHQGLPLKLIDAYGGEREAVAWLEKEKGVAKGLPVRDWKKPGVSGRFGLFSLASDALAMMGYQQAAEMALRAGSVHDAATLDGLLAIWQVGAQN, encoded by the coding sequence ATGACCGAGCCCACGTCTGTTGAAACGATTCTCGACCGGCGGCAATTGCGCCGCAAACTGACGTTCTGGAGACTTTTCGCCCTCGCCGCCATCATCGTCGCGCTCGTCGTGGCCGCCGGCCGTTTGGGCAACGCCGAGGCGCATTTCACGCCGCATATCGCCCGGATCGAAATCAGGGGCCTGATCACCGGCGACCGGGCGACGCTCAAATTGATCAAGGATGTCGGCGAGTCGCGCGCCAGCGCCGTGATCGTCGATATTTCCAGCCCCGGCGGCACTGTCACCGGCTCCGAGCAGATTTACGACGCCTTGCGCCTGCTCGCGAAGAAGAAGCCGGTCGTCGCCGTGGTGAACAGCCTGGCGGCTTCGGGCGCCTATATCGTGGCGCTCGGCGCCGATCGCATTTTCGCCAGCGACAACGCCCTCGTCGGCTCGATCGGCGTATTGTTCGAATTCCCCAATGTCTACAAGCTGCTCGACAATGTCGGGGTGAAGGTCGAAACCATCAAATCCTCGCCTTTGAAGGCGTCGCCCAATGGATTCGAGCCGACCAGCCCCGCCGCCCGCGCCGCGATCGATTCGCTTGTCGTCGATTCCTATGATTGGTTCAAGAAACTGGTGAAAACCCGCCGCAACATGACGGATGCGGAACTGGCGGCGGTTTCCGACGGCCGCGTTTTCACCGGCCATCAGGGTCTGCCGTTGAAGCTGATCGACGCCTATGGCGGCGAGCGGGAGGCGGTGGCCTGGCTGGAGAAGGAGAAGGGCGTCGCCAAGGGCCTGCCGGTCCGCGATTGGAAGAAACCCGGCGTTAGCGGCCGTTTCGGCCTGTTCAGCCTGGCGTCCGACGCGCTCGCAATGATGGGCTATCAGCAGGCGGCGGAGATGGCGCTCAGAGCCGGAAGCGTCCACGACGCAGCGACGCTTGACGGGCTTCTGGCGATTTGGCAGGTTGGCGCGCAAAATTAA
- the trpB gene encoding tryptophan synthase subunit beta — MNRPSPNIAANSLRQGPDARGHFGIFGGRFVAETLMPLILSLEKAYEEARQDPAYHAELNNLLTHYVGRPSPLYFAERMTEKLGGAKIYFKREELNHTGAHKINNVLGQILLARRMGKKRIIAETGAGQHGVATATACARFGLECVVYMGAVDVERQKPNVFRMNLLGAKVVPVQSGARTLKDAMNEALRDWVTNVEDTFYCIGTAAGPHPYPAMVRDFQCVIGDETRDQMMAQEGRLPDSLFACIGGGSNAIGLFHPFLDDSAVELYGVEAAGHGLNVPNGHAASLAGGRPGVLHGNRTYLLMDDDGQILEGHSISAGLDYPGIGPEHAWLKENGRVTYLSATDKEALNAFQLCSQLEGIIPALEPAHALARIIEIAPQKPKDHLMVLGLSGRGDKDIFTVADQLGGM, encoded by the coding sequence ATGAATCGTCCATCGCCAAATATTGCGGCCAATTCGCTGCGTCAGGGTCCGGATGCGCGCGGCCATTTCGGCATTTTCGGCGGCCGTTTCGTTGCCGAAACCCTGATGCCGCTGATCCTGTCGCTGGAAAAAGCCTATGAGGAAGCGCGCCAGGACCCGGCCTATCATGCCGAACTCAATAATCTCCTCACCCATTATGTCGGCCGCCCGAGTCCGCTCTATTTCGCCGAGCGCATGACGGAAAAGCTCGGCGGCGCCAAAATCTATTTCAAGCGCGAGGAGTTGAATCACACCGGGGCGCACAAGATCAACAATGTGCTCGGTCAGATCCTGCTCGCCCGGCGCATGGGCAAGAAACGCATCATCGCCGAAACCGGCGCCGGCCAGCATGGCGTCGCCACCGCCACCGCCTGCGCGCGCTTCGGCCTCGAATGCGTGGTCTATATGGGCGCGGTGGACGTCGAGCGCCAGAAACCCAATGTTTTCCGGATGAACCTGCTCGGCGCCAAGGTCGTGCCGGTCCAGTCCGGCGCGCGCACGCTCAAGGACGCGATGAACGAGGCCCTGCGCGACTGGGTCACCAATGTCGAGGATACTTTTTACTGCATAGGCACGGCGGCCGGGCCGCATCCCTATCCGGCCATGGTGCGCGATTTCCAATGCGTGATCGGCGACGAAACCCGCGACCAGATGATGGCGCAGGAGGGGCGCCTCCCGGATTCCCTGTTCGCCTGCATCGGCGGCGGCTCCAACGCCATCGGCCTGTTCCATCCCTTCCTCGACGATTCTGCTGTCGAGCTTTACGGCGTCGAGGCGGCGGGCCATGGCCTCAATGTGCCGAACGGCCATGCGGCCTCGCTCGCGGGCGGGCGTCCCGGCGTGCTTCATGGCAACCGGACCTATCTGCTGATGGACGACGACGGCCAGATTCTTGAAGGCCATTCGATCTCGGCGGGCCTCGACTATCCCGGCATCGGCCCGGAACACGCCTGGCTCAAGGAGAATGGCCGGGTGACCTATCTTTCCGCGACTGATAAGGAGGCGCTCAACGCCTTCCAGCTCTGCTCGCAGCTCGAAGGGATCATCCCGGCGCTGGAGCCGGCCCATGCTCTGGCGAGGATCATCGAGATCGCGCCGCAAAAGCCGAAGGACCATCTGATGGTGCTGGGCCTTTCGGGGCGGGGCGACAAGGACATTTTTACCGTCGCCGATCAACTCGGCGGCATGTGA
- a CDS encoding MarR family winged helix-turn-helix transcriptional regulator, with protein sequence MSIETLSFPFEATHRIRDACLCLHVQRAARVLARTFDEALRRFDLTNGQFSLLNALNRPAPPSMAPVAALLAMDRTTLTAALKPLERRGLVTVEADPNDLRSRLLRLTPEGFALLARAAPVWERVHGEVEARLGERAEPLRQALRDLA encoded by the coding sequence ATGTCAATCGAGACGCTGTCATTCCCTTTCGAGGCGACCCATCGCATCCGCGACGCCTGCCTCTGCCTTCATGTCCAGCGGGCGGCGCGAGTCCTCGCGCGGACTTTCGATGAGGCCTTGCGCCGGTTCGACCTGACCAATGGCCAGTTCTCCCTGCTCAACGCCCTGAATCGTCCCGCGCCGCCCTCCATGGCGCCGGTCGCGGCCCTGCTCGCCATGGATCGCACGACCCTGACCGCCGCCCTGAAACCCCTCGAGCGGCGCGGCCTCGTCACTGTCGAGGCCGATCCAAACGACCTGCGCAGCCGTCTGCTGCGCCTGACGCCGGAAGGCTTCGCCCTGCTCGCTCGCGCCGCCCCGGTCTGGGAGCGCGTTCACGGCGAAGTCGAGGCGCGTCTTGGCGAGCGCGCCGAGCCGCTGCGGCAGGCCCTGCGCGATTTGGCCTGA
- a CDS encoding VOC family protein, with translation MTRKITLCLWFNGCAEEATALYAGLFPESRVIDVSRYGDGEHGAPGAARIVTMELFGQKITAINGGGEFALTPAMSLLISCETQAEVDRYWDGLAAGGKPMRCGWITDRFGVTWQIIPAQFKRLISDPNTGGRVMAAACEMTKVDIAALERAAQG, from the coding sequence ATGACCCGGAAAATCACGCTCTGTCTGTGGTTCAACGGCTGCGCGGAAGAGGCGACCGCCCTTTATGCCGGCCTCTTTCCCGAATCGCGGGTCATCGACGTTTCGCGCTATGGGGACGGCGAGCACGGCGCGCCGGGCGCGGCCCGCATCGTGACCATGGAGCTGTTCGGCCAGAAAATCACCGCGATAAATGGCGGCGGGGAATTCGCGCTGACGCCGGCCATGTCCCTGCTGATCTCGTGCGAAACGCAGGCCGAGGTGGATCGTTATTGGGACGGGCTGGCCGCAGGCGGCAAGCCGATGCGCTGCGGCTGGATCACCGACCGTTTCGGGGTGACCTGGCAGATCATTCCAGCACAGTTCAAGCGCCTGATCAGCGATCCCAATACCGGTGGACGGGTGATGGCGGCCGCTTGCGAGATGACCAAGGTAGACATCGCAGCGCTGGAGCGCGCCGCCCAAGGTTGA